From a region of the Impatiens glandulifera chromosome 4, dImpGla2.1, whole genome shotgun sequence genome:
- the LOC124936077 gene encoding methyltransferase-like protein 22 — MEEDLIVMSEVHLGCPPDVSGSHVSRFTVALPPDVPDEGGCSAQTAIIFDEDGDLIVSRKKKKSENSFSITIQHRITSSIPSVGLQVWRAELLLADFVLHKIVTSSDFNDIVAIELGAGTGLVGMLLGHVAKTIYLTDYDDEILDNCIDNVHLNSRLFHCNASVYVRKLDWRNSWPPKVENVPSQERYIWTSSEVDEVESAPLIVAADVVYSNELTDAFFNTLERLLSHRPEKVVYVALEKRYNFTLDDLDIVANGYSHFLSYLRKEGNSAESVDLDSANNNNSLVGKLIELTHIPQYVREYDRGNDTELWEIKYVDNKSLS, encoded by the exons ATGGAGGAAGATCTGATTGTAATGAGCGAAGTTCACCTTGGCTGCCCACCCGACGTCTCTGGATCCCATGTCTCCCGCTTCACTGTCGCCCTTCCACCAGACG TGCCAGACGAAGGAGGTTGTTCAGCCCAAACAGCCATCATTTTTGATGAAGATGGTGACCTTATTGTATCGAGAAAAAAAA AGAAATCAGAAAATAGTTTTTCCATCACAATTCAGCACAGAATTACTTCATCAATTCCTAGTGTAGGTCTGCAG GTATGGAGAGCAGAATTACTACTGGCTGATTTTGTGTTGCACAAGATTGTCACTTCATCGGATTTCAATGATATTGTTGCCATTGAACTTGGTGCTGGTACAG GCTTGGTTGGCATGTTGCTTGGACATGTTGCCAAAACCATCTACCTAACAG ATTATGATGACGAAATACTAGACAATTGCATTGACAATGTGCATCTCAACTCTAGATTGTTTCACTGTAATGCTTCAGTATATGTACGTAAACTTGATTGGAGAAATTCATGGCCCCCTAAAGTTGAGAATGTTCCCTCTCAAGAAAG GTATATTTGGACTTCATCAGAAGTTGATGAAGTTGAGAGCGCTCCTTTGATCGTAGCAGCTGACGTTGTTTACAGTAACGAGCTTACTGATGCATTTTTCAATACTCTGGAGAGATTGTTGTCTCATAGACCAGAGaag GTGGTATATGTGGCTTTAGAGAAGCGATACAACTTCACTCTGGATGATCTGGACATAGTCGCAAATGGTTATTCACACTTCCTGAGTTACTTGAGAAAGGAAGGTAACTCTGCAGAAAGCGTGGACCTTGATTCTGCTAACAACAATAATAGTCTTGTGGGTAAGCTCATTGAACTAACACATATTCCGCAGTACGTGAGAGAGTATGATAGAGGAAATGACACTGAGCTTTGGGAGATCAAGTATGTGGACAACAAATCACTTTCTTGA
- the LOC124936390 gene encoding proline-rich receptor-like protein kinase PERK15: MSVLTPSSSPALPTNATTPPSPINPISPTNAPPHPPPPPPPPSSANPLLIALGVGIGIGGLFVLLAVGIFVLFYKRRKKRRRALSAFSPNTRPDGQFDGTKENAHHSTLPPLSSVAINMDSDKLSTQIIFTYEELAKATDTFSSLNLLGEGGFGYVHKGVLSNGNEIAVKQLKTGSGQGEREFQAEVAIISSVHHRHLVSLVGYCISGEKRLLVYEFVPNKTLEFHLHGKGRPPLRWETRMKIALGSARGVAYLHEDCHPKIIHRDIKASNILLEDTFEAKVADFGLARLTLDTDTHVSTRVMGTFGYLAPEYALTGKLTEKSDNFSFGVMLLELITGRRPIDKVQFLDDNIVDWARPLLGEALENGNFDSLADPRLMRDYDSTEMTRMVACAAASVRHLARRRPRMSQIVRALEGKIPVHDLNEFVRPGDSSDIYNGSVDYESAEYKKELEKFRKLALETQQYDASQCSILTASENNLHRSGSSSGQPTTQGTGSFSLEESQLNRDKNIREIKSQFAEKDEQLQ; this comes from the exons ATGTCAGTCCTTACTCCCTCGTCGTCTCCGGCTTTGCCGACCAATGCCACCACTCCTCCGTCGCCTATCAATCCCATCTCCCCAACGAATGCTCCTCCTCATCCTCCTCCCCCTCCCCCTCCTCCATCTTCTGCTAATCCGTTGTTAATTGCGCTTGGTGTTGGAATCGGAATTGGGGGATTGTTTGTGCTTCTCGCGGTAGGCATTTTCGTCCTCTTTTACAAGCGAAGAAAGAAACGTCGTCGAGCTTTGTCCGCTTTCTCTCCCAACACTCGTCCGG ATGGACAGTTTGATGGCACTAAGGAGAATGCACACCATTCCACTCTCCCACCACTGTCATCGGTTGCCATCAACATGGACTCGGATAAGTTAAGCACACAGATCATCTTTACCTACGAAGAATTGGCAAAGGCAACAGATACTTTTTCGTCTTTGAATCTTCTTGGTGAAGGTGGTTTCGGTTATGTACACAAAGGAGTTCTCTCAAACGGCAACGAGATAGCGGTTAAGCAATTAAAGACTGGCAGTGGGCAAGGGGAGCGTGAATTTCAAGCCGAAGTCGCCATAATCAGTAGTGTACATCACAGACATCTTGTTTCTCTGGTAGGATACTGCATTTCTGGAGAGAAGAGATTGTTGGTCTATGAATTTGTGCCTAACAAGACCTTGGAGTTCCATCTTCATG GAAAGGGAAGACCTCCACTACGCTGGGAAACTCGGATGAAAATTGCTCTGGGTTCTGCCCGAGGAGTGGCATATTTGCACGAAGATT GCCATCCAAAGATTATACACCGTGACATAAAGGCTTCAAATATACTTCTAGAGGACACCTTTGAGGCAAAG GTAGCTGATTTTGGTCTAGCGAGGTTAACTCTTGATACTGATACTCATGTATCCACTCGTGTCATGGGAACTTTCGG GTATTTAGCTCCGGAGTATGCTCTTACTGGTAAATTGACAGAGAAGTCTGATAACTTCTCTTTTGGGGTCATGCTTCTGGAGTTGATTACTGGCCGTAGACCCATAGACAAAGTCCAGTTTCTGGATGATAACATTGTTGACTGG GCAAGGCCTTTGCTTGGTGAAGCGCTTGAAAATGGAAATTTTGATAGTCTTGCCGATCCAAGGTTAATGAGAGATTATGACTCCACAGAGATGACTCGGATGGTCGCTTGTGCTGCTGCTTCTGTGCGCCATTTGGCTAGAAGGCGGCCAAGAATGAGCCag ATTGTGAGAGCCTTGGAAGGAAAGATACCCGTGCATGATCTGAACGAATTTGTTAGACCTGGAGATAGCTCGGATATCTACAATGGAAGTGTGGATTATGAGAGCGCTGAATACAAAAAAGAGTTGGAGAAGTTCAGAAAGTTGGCGCTGGAAACTCAGCAGTACGATGCTAGCCAGTGCAGCATTCTTACTGCGAGTGAGAATAATCTCCACCGGTCTGGGTCGAGCAGTGGCCAGCCCACTACTCAGGGGACCGGAAGCTTCAGTCTCGAAGAAAGTCAACTCAATCGAGACAAGAATATTAGAGAGATCAAATCACAGTTTGCTGAAAAAGACGAACAACTACAGTga
- the LOC124937044 gene encoding 30S ribosomal protein S17, chloroplastic has protein sequence MSLPLVLHLSKFNSLSISSTTTTTPFVNGGSAPLSLLKRPSSYSPPSSISFLPKIRAMRSMQGRVVCATNDKTIAVEVTRLAPHPKYKRRVRKKKTYQAHDPDNTFKVGDSVQLEKCRPISKKKTFLAIPLLARKNSKPKETVLDLQSQQQQQQQQA, from the coding sequence atgtctCTACCGCTGGTGCTGCATCTCTCTAAATTCAATTCTCTCTCCATCTCCTCCACTACTACTACTACTCCCTTCGTCAATGGCGGATCAGCGCCCCTCTCTCTCCTCAAAAGACCCTCCTCTTATTCTCCTCCATCTTCTATTTCTTTCCTCCCCAAAATTCGGGCAATGAGATCAATGCAGGGGCGTGTTGTCTGCGCCACCAACGACAAGACCATCGCCGTCGAAGTGACGCGTCTGGCGCCTCATCCCAAGTACAAGAGGCGAGTGAGAAAGAAGAAGACCTATCAGGCCCATGACCCAGATAATACCTTCAAGGTTGGAGATTCTGTCCAGCTCGAGAAGTGTAGACCCATCAGTAAGAAGAAGACTTTCCTCGCTATTCCTCTACTCGCAAGGAAGAATTCTAAGCCCAAGGAAACTGTGCTCGACCTTCAGtcccagcagcagcagcagcagcagcaggcttga
- the LOC124937043 gene encoding pentatricopeptide repeat-containing protein At1g25360, which produces MMKKKKQLITAKSPHMAAAASNDFETSSSSSSSSSSSSSLLYVSYLKKLSSLPTCSESCLQVKTIHAHIIISRFKPRSPILNGLINAYCKSSNLAYAHHLFDRIPHPNVVAATTMITAYSTAKAPKKAWEIFANVPFSVRDTVFYNSMITCYSRNNEGHAALNLFRQMKTDAIPPDDFTYTSVLSALGLIADKETHCQQLHCQVVKSGTALVTSVLNALVSVYVKCASSPFVSSSSLMSVAATLFREMPVKDELSWTMIITGYVRNGNLKAARELFDGMNDNNLVEAWNSMISGYVQNHMLIEALHLFGKMTSSGIRHDEFTYTSIFSACANSKSFLLGKEVHARVLRNEHKPPKDFSLSVNNSLITFYSRCGRVEEAVGIFRSMSVKDIVSWNAVLTAYINDGRINEAKIFFNEIRDRNMLTWTTMISGLAQNGFGEEGLKLFNQMRNEGFQPCDYAFAGAITSCSVLAALEDGRQLHSQLIRFGFDSSLSAGNSLITMYARCGVVDAANRLFLTMPFVDDVSWNAMIAAFAHHGHGSRALKLFEEMLKEGISPDRISFLTVISACSHAGLVDEGRKYFNEMESVYGIKPGEDHYARLIDMLCRAGRFEEAEGVIENLNFKAGASIWEALLGGCRKHGNMNLGMKAAEKIFHLRPEHDGSYILLSNMYANVGRWEEMAKVRNLMRDRGIKKSPGCSWIEIENKFHVFLVDDTLHPQVEDVYRYLEELVGEMRKLGYVPDTKYVLHDMELEQKEQFLSTHSEKLAVAYGLLKLSAGAAIRVFKNLRICGDCHNAFKFMSMVVNREIVVRDGKRFHHFKNGQCSCGDFW; this is translated from the coding sequence atgatgaagaagaagaagcagctTATCACTGCGAAATCTCCACACATGGCTGCTGCTGcttcaaatgattttgaaacatcatcatcatcatcatcatcatcatcctccaGTAGTAGTCTGTTGTATGTATCTTATCTTAAAAAGTTATCGTCTCTTCCAACTTGTTCAGAATCCTGTTTACAGGTCAAAACCATCCATGCCCACATTATCATTTCTAGGTTTAAACCTCGGTCCCCCATCCTCAACGGTTTGATCAACGCATATTGTAAATCCTCTAATCTCGCATACGCCCACCACCTGTTCGACAGAATTCCCCACCCAAATGTCGTTGCCGCAACAACCATGATTACTGCATACTCTACTGCTAAGGCTCCAAAAAAGGCATGGGAGATCTTCGCCAACGTCCCCTTCAGTGTCAGGGACACCGTTTTCTACAATTCCATGATCACTTGTTATTCGCGTAACAACGAAGGCCACGCCGCTCTCAACCTCTTCCGCCAAATGAAAACCGATGCTATTCCTCCCGACGATTTCACTTACACTAGCGTTCTTTCAGCTTTGGGGCTCATTGCCGATAAGGAGACTCACTGTCAGCAGTTACATTGCCAAGTTGTGAAATCTGGAACAGCTTTGGTCACTTCGGTTTTGAATGCCTTGGTCTCTGTATACGTCAAGTGTGCCTCTTCGCCCTTCGTTTCCTCCTCGTCCTTGATGTCGGTAGCTGCCACGCTGTTCCGTGAGATGCCCGTTAAAGACGAATTATCTTGGACCATGATTATAACAGGTTATGTTAGAAACGGAAACCTCAAGGCTGCACGAGAGTTGTTCGACGGAATGAATGACAACAACTTAGTGGAGGCATGGAATTCGATGATCTCGGGTTACGTCCAGAATCATATGTTGATCGAAGCGTTACACCTTTTCGGGAAGATGACTTCTTCAGGAATACGACACGACGAGTTCACCTACACCAGCATTTTCAGTGCCTGCGCCAACTCCAAATCTTTCCTTCTTGGGAAAGAGGTGCATGCCCGTGTCTTAAGAAACGAGCATAAGCCGCCCAAGGATTTTTCTTTGTCAGTTAATAATTCCCTGATCACGTTTTATTCTAGGTGCGGTAGAGTTGAGGAAGCTGTTGGGATATTTCGGTCCATGTCGGTCAAGGATATCGTGTCCTGGAACGCGGTCTTAACCGCGTATATAAACGACGGTCGGATTAACGAAGCGAAAATCTTTTTCAATGAGATTCGAGATCGAAACATGTTGACATGGACCACTATGATATCGGGGCTGGCACAGAATGGTTTCGGAGAGGAAGGGTTGAAGCTGTTCAATCAAATGAGAAATGAAGGTTTTCAGCCTTGTGATTATGCGTTTGCCGGAGCCATTACTTCGTGTTCGGTTCTAGCGGCATTAGAGGATGGAAGACAGCTCCATTCCCAACTCATCAGATTCGGTTTCGATTCAAGCCTTTCCGCAGGAAATTCTCTGATAACAATGTACGCCAGATGCGGAGTCGTCGATGCGGCTAACAGACTATTCCTCACCATGCCATTTGTGGACGACGTTTCATGGAACGCCATGATTGCCGCGTTCGCACACCACGGGCACGGTTCGCGTGCACTGAAGCTGTTCGAAGAAATGCTCAAGGAAGGAATATCGCCCGACCGGATAAGTTTCCTGACGGTCATATCGGCTTGTAGCCACGCGGGTTTAGTAGACGAAGGTCGGAAGTATTTTAACGAGATGGAGAGCGTATACGGTATAAAGCCGGGCGAAGACCATTACGCGCGTCTGATAGACATGTTATGTCGGGCGGGGAGGTTCGAGGAGGCGGAAGGCGTGATagagaatttgaattttaaggcGGGGGCGTCGATATGGGAAGCGCTTCTAGGGGGTTGCAGAAAGCACGGGAATATGAATCTAGGAATGAAGGCGGCTGAGAAGATCTTCCATCTGAGGCCGGAACACGACGGGAGCTACATACTGTTGTCAAACATGTATGCTAATGTGGGTAGGTGGGAGGAGATGGCTAAGGTGAGGAATCTAATGAGGGACAGAGGAATAAAAAAGTCACCCGGTTGTAGTTGGATCGAGATTGAGAACAAGTTTCACGTGTTTTTGGTGGATGACACGCTGCATCCTCAAGTGGAAGATGTGTACAGATATCTGGAGGAGCTGGTGGGGGAGATGAGGAAATTGGGATATGTTCCGGATACAAAGTACGTGTTACACGACATGGAGTTGGAACAGAAAGAGCAGTTCTTATCGACGCATAGTGAGAAGCTGGCAGTTGCGTATGGTCTGTTGAAGCTTTCCGCTGGAGCTGCAATCAGGGTGTTCAAGAACCTTAGGATTTGTGGAGATTGTCATAATGCATTCAAGTTTATGTCAATGGTGGTAAATAGAGAAATTGTGGTCAGAGATGGGAAGAGATTTCATCATTTTAAGAATGGTCAATGTTCTTGTGGGGATTTTTGGTAG